In Erigeron canadensis isolate Cc75 chromosome 7, C_canadensis_v1, whole genome shotgun sequence, one DNA window encodes the following:
- the LOC122606723 gene encoding phosphoinositide phosphatase SAC2-like isoform X1, with protein MDSDSSSSCSHSVTTTSTTTKTYDTPPYHLHKSRLYETPSNYYIIGSSKNKSVWRVLKIDRSEASELNIVQDSTVYTEPQCAELIHRINVGNKSTGGIKLVTLCYGIVGFINFLGPYYMLLITKRRKIGAICGHVVYAIAESKIFPIPNSTIAPNVDHSKNENRYMKLLSSVNLTKDFFFSYSYHVMHSLQKNLSAQEAGQGANETMFVWNEFLTSAIHNQLNNNIWTVALVYGFFKQVKLLISGKEFHLTLIARRSRHYAGTRYLKRGVNENGCVANDVETEQIVFEDVPEGSPVQVSSIVQNRGSIPLFWSQETSRLKVKPDIILSKKDQNYDATRLHFQNLYNRYGNPVIILNLVKTREKKPRESLLRVEFANAIESINRDLPRESRLKFLHWDLNKYSRKSTNVLALLGKVATYALDLTGFFYCRVTPSRKSQKLSNQSENGSGGDHCLQNCGTENSDGDILYNVFSVDSNNESRKLSSKPPKYQTGVLRTNCIDCLDRTNVAQYAYGWAALGHQLHALGYLDVPTIGLDSPLADNLMEVYEKMGDTLALQYGGSAAHNKIFSQRRGQWKAATQSQEFFRTIQRYYSNAYMDAQKQDAINVFLGHYRPQHGRPALWELDSDRHYVVGNGGSSSFEENARAPFQRSLSDGNIISDATSPMDRGQRNGESEHSYHEGQDSRKGLSESSPEISTCESDSSYPRYMPAMSRQQLFLDAHAEDYPNSDRIFYNKRLDSFNCSNFLDVDMISSSGNSCEEEPYERSLLTGSPCGGQSSENLVNGTGPLPCGSESCLHLKEENQGGRNLRAGEYPDEFVKWVMDGGLLFH; from the exons ATGGATTcagattcttcttcttcttgttctcaTTCCGTCACCACaacctcaacaacaacaaaaacatatgATACGCCGCCTTATCATCTTCACAAATCTCGCCTTTACGAGACTCCTTCG AACTATTATATCATTGGAAGCAGTAAAAACAAATCCGTTTGGAGGGTCTTAAAGATCGACAGGTCTGAAGCTTCCGAGCTCAACATTGTTCAAGATTCTACCGTCTACACTGAACCTCAATGCGCCGAATTGATACATAGGATCAACGTTGGGAATAAGTCTACTGGCGGGATCAAACTTGTTACCTTGTGTTATGGCATTGTTG GATTCATAAACTTCTTGGGACCTTATTACATGCTGCTCATTACTAAAAGAAGGAAAATTGGTGCAATTTGTGGTCATGTTGTATATGCCATCGCCGAGAGCAAGATCTTCCCGATTCCCAATTCTACTATTGCTCCCAATGTGGATCATTCTAAGAATGAGAACAG ATACATGAAGCTCCTTAGCTCAGTGAATCTTACAAAAGACTTCTTCTTCAGCTACTCCTATCATGTCATGCATAGTCTTCAAAAGAACTTGTCTGCTCAGGAAGCAGGTCAGGGTGCAAATGAAACAATGTTTGTCTGGAATGAGTTTTTGACATCTGCAATCCACAATCAGCTGAACAATAATATCTGGACTGTAGCGCTGGTTTATGGGTTTTTCAAGCAG GTCAAACTATTAATATCTGGAAAGGAATTCCACTTGACCCTCATTGCTAGACGATCTCGCCATTATGCTGGGACCAG ATACTTGAAAAGAGGGGTGAACGAGAATGGCTGTGTTGCCAATGATGTTGAAACGGAACAGATAGTGTTTGAAGATGTTCCAGAAGGATCTCCTGTTCAAGTTAGTTCCATTGTTCAAAATCGAGGTTCAATACCCCTGTTCTGGTCGCAGGAAACCTCAAGATTGAAAGTGAAGCCTGATATAATTT TGTCAAAAAAAGATCAGAATTATGACGCCACCAGGCTCCACTTTCAGAATCTTTACAACAGATATGGGAATCCAGTTATTATATTGAATTTAGTTAAG ACTAGGGAAAAAAAACCCAGGGAGTCCCTTCTTCGCGTGGAATTTGCTAACGCTATCGAGTCGATTAATAGAGATTTACCGCGGGAAAGTCGCTTGAAGTTTCTTCACTGGGATCTAAACAAATATTCCAGAAA ATCTACAAATGTGCTGGCACTTTTGGGTAAAGTGGCAACCTATGCATTGGACCTAACTGGCTTCTTTTATTGTCGAGTAACCCCAAGTAGAAAGTCACAAAAGTTATCAAATCAATCCGA AAACGGAAGTGGTGGAGATCACTGTTTGCAGAACTGTGGTACTGAGAACAGTGATGGTGACATCTTGTATAATGTATTTAGTGTTGATAGCAACAATGAAAGTAGGAAACTCAGTTCCAAGCCTCCTAAGTATCAGACTGGGGTCCTGCGAACGAATTGTATCGATTGTCTGGATCGAACAAATGTTGCCCAATATGCCTATGGTTGGGCTGCACTTGGCCATCAACTGCATGCATTAGGATACCTAGATGTTCCAACTATTGGGTTGGATTCTCCTCTAGCCGATAATTTGATGGAAGTTTATGAGAAAATGGGCGACACACTTGCTCTACAGTATGGTGGATCTGCAGCTCACAATAAG ATATTTAGTCAGAGAAGAGGTCAATGGAAAGCAGCTACCCAGTCCCAGGAGTTCTTCAGAACTATACAACGCTACTACAGTAATGCTTATATGGACGCTCAAAAACAGGACGCGATCAATGT GTTCCTGGGTCATTATCGCCCACAACATGGTAGACCCGCATTATGGGAATTGGACTCGGATCGCCATTACGTTGTTGGAAACGGTGGTTCTAGTTCATTTGAGGAAAATGCAAG GGCACCATTTCAAAGGTCACTGTCAGATGGCAACATTATCAGCGATGCCACCTCACCCATGGATCGTGGACAGAGGAATGGAGAGTCTGAGCATTCATATCATGAAGGACAAGATAGTAGGAAGGGTTTATCAGAATCATCACCTGAAATCTCAACTTGTGAAAGTGATTCATCCTATCCAAG GTATATGCCTGCAATGTCTCGTCAGCAGCTTTTCCTAGATGCCCATGCTGAAGATTATCCCAACAGTGATCGCATATTCTACAACAAACGTTTGGATTCTTTTAACTGTTCAAATTTTCTGGATGTTGATATGATTTCTTCATCTGGAAATTCATGTGAAGAAGAACCATACGAAAG GTCACTTCTCACAGGCTCCCCTTGTGGTGGTCAATCATCTGAAAATTTAGTCAATGGAACGGGCCCTCTACCATGTGGTTCTGAATCATGTCTGCATTTAAAA GAAGAAAATCAAGGTGGTAGGAACCTTAGGGCAGGCGAATACCCTGATGAGTTTGTGAAATGGGTTATGGATGGAGGATTGCTTTTCCATTGA
- the LOC122606723 gene encoding phosphoinositide phosphatase SAC2-like isoform X2 gives MDSDSSSSCSHSVTTTSTTTKTYDTPPYHLHKSRLYETPSNYYIIGSSKNKSVWRVLKIDRSEASELNIVQDSTVYTEPQCAELIHRINVGNKSTGGIKLVTLCYGIVGFINFLGPYYMLLITKRRKIGAICGHVVYAIAESKIFPIPNSTIAPNVDHSKNENRYMKLLSSVNLTKDFFFSYSYHVMHSLQKNLSAQEAGQGANETMFVWNEFLTSAIHNQLNNNIWTVALVYGFFKQVKLLISGKEFHLTLIARRSRHYAGTRYLKRGVNENGCVANDVETEQIVFEDVPEGSPVQVSSIVQNRGSIPLFWSQETSRLKVKPDIILSKKDQNYDATRLHFQNLYNRYGNPVIILNLVKTREKKPRESLLRVEFANAIESINRDLPRESRLKFLHWDLNKYSRKSTNVLALLGKVATYALDLTGFFYCRVTPSRKSQKLSNQSENGSGGDHCLQNCGTENSDGDILYNVFSVDSNNESRKLSSKPPKYQTGVLRTNCIDCLDRTNVAQYAYGWAALGHQLHALGYLDVPTIGLDSPLADNLMEVYEKMGDTLALQYGGSAAHNKIFSQRRGQWKAATQSQEFFRTIQRYYSNAYMDAQKQDAINVFLGHYRPQHGRPALWELDSDRHYVVGNGGSSSFEENARSLSDGNIISDATSPMDRGQRNGESEHSYHEGQDSRKGLSESSPEISTCESDSSYPRYMPAMSRQQLFLDAHAEDYPNSDRIFYNKRLDSFNCSNFLDVDMISSSGNSCEEEPYERSLLTGSPCGGQSSENLVNGTGPLPCGSESCLHLKEENQGGRNLRAGEYPDEFVKWVMDGGLLFH, from the exons ATGGATTcagattcttcttcttcttgttctcaTTCCGTCACCACaacctcaacaacaacaaaaacatatgATACGCCGCCTTATCATCTTCACAAATCTCGCCTTTACGAGACTCCTTCG AACTATTATATCATTGGAAGCAGTAAAAACAAATCCGTTTGGAGGGTCTTAAAGATCGACAGGTCTGAAGCTTCCGAGCTCAACATTGTTCAAGATTCTACCGTCTACACTGAACCTCAATGCGCCGAATTGATACATAGGATCAACGTTGGGAATAAGTCTACTGGCGGGATCAAACTTGTTACCTTGTGTTATGGCATTGTTG GATTCATAAACTTCTTGGGACCTTATTACATGCTGCTCATTACTAAAAGAAGGAAAATTGGTGCAATTTGTGGTCATGTTGTATATGCCATCGCCGAGAGCAAGATCTTCCCGATTCCCAATTCTACTATTGCTCCCAATGTGGATCATTCTAAGAATGAGAACAG ATACATGAAGCTCCTTAGCTCAGTGAATCTTACAAAAGACTTCTTCTTCAGCTACTCCTATCATGTCATGCATAGTCTTCAAAAGAACTTGTCTGCTCAGGAAGCAGGTCAGGGTGCAAATGAAACAATGTTTGTCTGGAATGAGTTTTTGACATCTGCAATCCACAATCAGCTGAACAATAATATCTGGACTGTAGCGCTGGTTTATGGGTTTTTCAAGCAG GTCAAACTATTAATATCTGGAAAGGAATTCCACTTGACCCTCATTGCTAGACGATCTCGCCATTATGCTGGGACCAG ATACTTGAAAAGAGGGGTGAACGAGAATGGCTGTGTTGCCAATGATGTTGAAACGGAACAGATAGTGTTTGAAGATGTTCCAGAAGGATCTCCTGTTCAAGTTAGTTCCATTGTTCAAAATCGAGGTTCAATACCCCTGTTCTGGTCGCAGGAAACCTCAAGATTGAAAGTGAAGCCTGATATAATTT TGTCAAAAAAAGATCAGAATTATGACGCCACCAGGCTCCACTTTCAGAATCTTTACAACAGATATGGGAATCCAGTTATTATATTGAATTTAGTTAAG ACTAGGGAAAAAAAACCCAGGGAGTCCCTTCTTCGCGTGGAATTTGCTAACGCTATCGAGTCGATTAATAGAGATTTACCGCGGGAAAGTCGCTTGAAGTTTCTTCACTGGGATCTAAACAAATATTCCAGAAA ATCTACAAATGTGCTGGCACTTTTGGGTAAAGTGGCAACCTATGCATTGGACCTAACTGGCTTCTTTTATTGTCGAGTAACCCCAAGTAGAAAGTCACAAAAGTTATCAAATCAATCCGA AAACGGAAGTGGTGGAGATCACTGTTTGCAGAACTGTGGTACTGAGAACAGTGATGGTGACATCTTGTATAATGTATTTAGTGTTGATAGCAACAATGAAAGTAGGAAACTCAGTTCCAAGCCTCCTAAGTATCAGACTGGGGTCCTGCGAACGAATTGTATCGATTGTCTGGATCGAACAAATGTTGCCCAATATGCCTATGGTTGGGCTGCACTTGGCCATCAACTGCATGCATTAGGATACCTAGATGTTCCAACTATTGGGTTGGATTCTCCTCTAGCCGATAATTTGATGGAAGTTTATGAGAAAATGGGCGACACACTTGCTCTACAGTATGGTGGATCTGCAGCTCACAATAAG ATATTTAGTCAGAGAAGAGGTCAATGGAAAGCAGCTACCCAGTCCCAGGAGTTCTTCAGAACTATACAACGCTACTACAGTAATGCTTATATGGACGCTCAAAAACAGGACGCGATCAATGT GTTCCTGGGTCATTATCGCCCACAACATGGTAGACCCGCATTATGGGAATTGGACTCGGATCGCCATTACGTTGTTGGAAACGGTGGTTCTAGTTCATTTGAGGAAAATGCAAG GTCACTGTCAGATGGCAACATTATCAGCGATGCCACCTCACCCATGGATCGTGGACAGAGGAATGGAGAGTCTGAGCATTCATATCATGAAGGACAAGATAGTAGGAAGGGTTTATCAGAATCATCACCTGAAATCTCAACTTGTGAAAGTGATTCATCCTATCCAAG GTATATGCCTGCAATGTCTCGTCAGCAGCTTTTCCTAGATGCCCATGCTGAAGATTATCCCAACAGTGATCGCATATTCTACAACAAACGTTTGGATTCTTTTAACTGTTCAAATTTTCTGGATGTTGATATGATTTCTTCATCTGGAAATTCATGTGAAGAAGAACCATACGAAAG GTCACTTCTCACAGGCTCCCCTTGTGGTGGTCAATCATCTGAAAATTTAGTCAATGGAACGGGCCCTCTACCATGTGGTTCTGAATCATGTCTGCATTTAAAA GAAGAAAATCAAGGTGGTAGGAACCTTAGGGCAGGCGAATACCCTGATGAGTTTGTGAAATGGGTTATGGATGGAGGATTGCTTTTCCATTGA
- the LOC122607168 gene encoding uncharacterized protein LOC122607168 yields MTNNESGKDMMKPFEKLDKFSGQDIRRWQKMMHFYLTNLKLVYVLSTPCLEAVENETLEQTRARSKWENSDYICHGHILNDTRPVMEQYHELQRMLGQLALYGMKMDESISSIRDMEKASVGGTKTMVGSSVNMMEEGETFKAGKGKRKSQGNNNKGSDKKPKLACWKCGKPGHLKRECRSGKGKGKGKNDAGTSRSKDPENQAVSFLVPCDHSIETYYVSIISEAFYVQDDDTSW; encoded by the exons ATGACGAACAACGAATCTGGAAAAGATATGATGAAACCCTTTGAGAAATTGGACAAGTTTTCTGGGCAGGACATTCGTCGCTGGCAGAAAATGATGCACTTCTATTTGACGAATTTGAAActggtgtatgttttgagtaCCCCATGCCTTGAGGCCGTTGAGAATGAAACCCTGGAACAAACCCGCGCTCGTTCAAAGTGGGAAAACTCTGACTACATCTGTCATGGTCATATTCTTAACG ATACTAGGCCTGTCATGGAACAATATCATGAATTGCAAAGGATGCTAGGACAGTTGGCACTATATGGTATGAAAATGGATGAATCTATTTCT TCCATACGTGATATGGAAAAGGCATCTGTTGGTGGTACTAAAACCATGGTTGGTTCTTCTGTGAACATGATGGAGGAGGGTGAAACCTTCAAGGCTGGTAAAGGGAAACGGAAATCTCAAGGCAATAACAACAAAGGTTCTGATAAGAAACCAAAATTGGCCTGTTGGAAGTGTGGGAAACCTGGACACTTGAAGCGTGAATGCAGGTCTGGTAAGGGTAAAGGAAAAGGCAAAAACGATGCTGGTACAAGTAGATCCAAGGATCCGGAAAACCAAGCGGTTTCGTTTTTGGTACCATGTGATCATTCTATTGAGACTTATTATGTATCAATAATCTCTGAAGCATTTTATGTGCAGGATGATGACACTTCATGGTAG
- the LOC122607171 gene encoding uncharacterized protein LOC122607171: MLRVAGSAYRRRDRPSGLPSTVTNEYRVVNSEGDRYDGLSRLNLILTIVLGLIIDGFGDIAVIASSAAWLEKYKEHIKKCISEIDMIKSIVWRPSTDISKEEGLDLGDLVQEELSGSTEKVKVKEYETL, translated from the exons ATGCTTCGTGTGGCAGGTTCTGCGTATCGCAGGAGGGATAGACCATCAGGGCTTCCTTCTACAGTTACAAATGAATATCGAGTTGTAAATAGTGAAGGAGATAGATATGATGGATTATCGCGGTTAAATCTGATTCTTACc ATTGTCCTGGGCCTTATAATTGATGGCTTTGGTGATATAGCTGTGATTGCCTCGTCAGCTGCATGGCTTGAGAAATACAAGGAACATATTAAGAAATGCATTAGTGAAATTGATATGATTAAGAGTATAGTCTGGAGGCCATCAACCGATATATCGAAAGAAGAAGGGTTAGATTTGGGTGATCTTGTTCAAGAAGAGTTATCGGGATCTACCGAAAAGGTGAAGGTAAAAGAATATGAGACTctttaa